In the genome of Limnobaculum zhutongyuii, one region contains:
- a CDS encoding DedA family protein gives MDVIHTLWQALWHHDIAMLSNPSLTWTLYGILFTILLLENGVLPAAFLPGDSLLLLVGVLVAKGAINYPLAIVILTAGASIGSWIGFLQGRWLGNTSLVQNWLSHIPPHYHQRAHNLFHRHGLAALFIGRFLAFVRTLLPTLAGVSGLDSKRFQFFSWMSGFLWVAILTSLGYALGSTKIFDRYENELMKGLVLLPIILLVAGLIGSIIVIWRKKRAHNAK, from the coding sequence ATGGATGTAATACACACGCTCTGGCAAGCGCTCTGGCACCACGATATAGCAATGCTGTCTAATCCGTCCCTTACCTGGACGCTATACGGCATACTTTTCACTATTCTCTTGCTGGAGAATGGCGTTCTTCCCGCGGCATTTTTACCGGGTGATAGCCTGTTGCTGTTAGTGGGTGTTTTAGTCGCTAAAGGCGCAATTAATTATCCGCTGGCAATCGTGATCCTTACCGCGGGTGCCAGTATCGGCAGTTGGATTGGTTTCCTGCAGGGGCGATGGTTAGGGAATACGTCGTTGGTGCAAAACTGGCTTTCCCATATTCCTCCTCATTATCATCAACGTGCCCATAATCTGTTCCATCGTCACGGTTTAGCGGCACTATTTATCGGTCGTTTTCTGGCTTTTGTCCGTACTCTGTTACCTACTCTGGCAGGTGTTTCTGGCCTGGACAGCAAGCGTTTTCAGTTCTTCAGCTGGATGAGCGGTTTCCTGTGGGTGGCTATTCTGACCAGCCTGGGTTATGCGCTGGGCAGCACCAAAATTTTCGACCGTTATGAAAACGAATTAATGAAAGGTCTGGTGTTATTGCCAATCATACTGTTGGTTGCGGGTCTGATTGGTTCAATTATCGTTATCTGGCGTAAAAAACGCGCTCATAACGCCAAATAA
- a CDS encoding DUF883 family protein: protein MAQQKESTSEQLREELETLANTLEEILHSSGDKPKAELDKMRAKAEGLLKDTRTRLTETKGKIVDQTKEIADKADTYVHEKPWAGVGIGAAVGLVLGVLLTRR from the coding sequence ATGGCACAGCAAAAAGAAAGTACTTCAGAACAACTTCGTGAAGAGCTCGAAACACTGGCAAATACGTTGGAAGAGATCCTACACTCCTCTGGCGATAAACCTAAAGCTGAACTGGACAAAATGCGCGCCAAAGCTGAAGGGCTGTTAAAAGATACCCGTACCCGCCTGACCGAAACCAAAGGCAAAATTGTTGACCAAACTAAAGAGATTGCCGATAAAGCTGACACCTATGTGCATGAAAAACCATGGGCTGGCGTAGGCATCGGTGCTGCAGTTGGTCTGGTGCTTGGCGTACTGTTAACTCGTCGCTAA
- a CDS encoding YqjK-like family protein, protein MNKQQRQLKKNLLLKKIARQRSELAQGRQDWLEQTQSFDRGWLTLTHYPIITATGLGIAAVYGLRHPRKLILWGRRALGIWSTVNFVKNSLNSK, encoded by the coding sequence GTGAATAAGCAGCAACGGCAACTCAAAAAAAACCTGCTGCTGAAAAAAATCGCCCGGCAGCGCTCAGAATTAGCTCAAGGTCGTCAAGACTGGCTGGAACAAACGCAGTCTTTTGACCGGGGCTGGCTGACGCTGACGCACTACCCTATCATTACTGCTACCGGTCTTGGTATCGCTGCCGTATATGGTTTACGCCATCCTCGTAAACTCATACTTTGGGGCCGCCGTGCTCTCGGCATCTGGAGTACCGTGAATTTCGTCAAAAATAGTCTAAACTCGAAATAA
- a CDS encoding glutathione S-transferase family protein, with protein sequence MGQLVNGIWQDVWYDTKSSNGHFKRTAPQFRHWVTADGQPGPSGEGGFKAEAGRYHLYVSLACPWAHRTLLMRKLKGLEKMISVSVVHPLMLEHGWTFATDFEAATGDQLFGLDYLYQLYLKAIPDYTCRVTVPVLWDTQKNTIVSNESSEIIRMFNSAFDDLGATPADYYPEPLREEIDRLNDWIYPNVNNGVYKAGFATQQDAYSEEVANVFNALDKLEEILSTQRYLTGSQLTEADLRLWTTLVRFDPVYVTHFKCDYQRISDYPNLYGFLRDIYQLPGIHETVNFPHIRNHYYRSHKTINPTGIISVGPKQDLNAPHHRDRRFGE encoded by the coding sequence ATGGGACAGTTAGTTAATGGAATCTGGCAGGATGTTTGGTACGACACTAAATCAAGTAACGGTCATTTCAAACGAACCGCACCTCAGTTTCGTCACTGGGTCACTGCCGATGGTCAACCCGGCCCAAGCGGAGAAGGCGGCTTTAAGGCCGAAGCAGGGCGTTATCATCTGTATGTTTCCCTCGCCTGCCCTTGGGCTCATCGCACTTTACTAATGCGTAAGCTAAAAGGACTGGAAAAAATGATTTCAGTTTCAGTGGTACATCCTTTGATGCTGGAGCACGGTTGGACCTTTGCCACCGACTTTGAAGCCGCTACCGGCGATCAGCTTTTTGGGCTGGATTATCTGTATCAGCTCTATCTGAAAGCTATTCCTGATTACACGTGTCGGGTAACGGTACCCGTACTGTGGGATACGCAAAAGAACACCATTGTCAGCAATGAATCTTCAGAGATTATTCGTATGTTTAACAGCGCATTCGATGATCTGGGAGCAACTCCGGCAGATTATTATCCGGAGCCACTGCGTGAAGAGATCGACCGGTTAAACGATTGGATCTACCCAAATGTTAACAATGGTGTTTATAAAGCTGGTTTTGCTACCCAACAGGATGCCTACAGCGAAGAAGTAGCAAATGTTTTCAATGCGCTGGACAAGCTGGAAGAGATCCTCAGCACGCAACGCTATCTGACAGGCAGCCAGCTAACCGAGGCCGACCTGCGGCTGTGGACCACCTTAGTTCGCTTCGATCCGGTGTATGTCACCCACTTTAAGTGTGACTATCAAAGGATCAGTGATTATCCGAATTTATATGGCTTCTTGCGGGACATCTATCAGCTCCCTGGCATTCATGAGACGGTTAATTTCCCGCATATTCGTAACCACTATTATCGTAGCCATAAAACCATTAACCCGACCGGGATTATCTCTGTCGGACCAAAACAGGATCTCAATGCTCCACACCATCGCGATCGGCGTTTTGGTGAATAA
- a CDS encoding LysR family transcriptional regulator, protein MNKDRALTLEALRVMDAIERRRSFAAAAEELGRVPSALSYTMQKLEEELDVVLFDRSGHRTKFTPVGRLLLERGRILLEAADKLTSDAEALSRGWETNINIVTEVLVPAWSLFPLVNRLAEKSDTQIAITTEVLAGAWERLEQGKADIVIGPSDYLRQSSEINSIRLYSLTSLYVAVPDHPIHQEPNPLDESTRLRYRGIAIADTAKERPILTVKVLEKQHRLTVSSLEDKHKALLAGLGIATMPVDMIQDDLKNGKLKVIGDDPGSEVEIIMAWRRDQIGKAKAWLLREIPKLLSA, encoded by the coding sequence ATGAATAAAGACAGGGCACTAACACTCGAAGCATTAAGAGTCATGGATGCAATTGAACGCCGTCGTAGCTTTGCTGCTGCTGCAGAAGAGCTTGGTCGGGTTCCTTCGGCATTAAGCTATACCATGCAAAAGCTGGAGGAAGAGCTGGATGTGGTGCTATTTGACCGCTCTGGTCATCGTACCAAGTTTACGCCTGTTGGCCGTTTATTGTTGGAGCGAGGGCGTATTCTGCTGGAAGCCGCAGACAAACTGACCTCAGACGCGGAAGCGTTATCCCGCGGTTGGGAAACCAATATCAATATTGTCACGGAAGTGTTAGTACCTGCCTGGAGCCTGTTTCCTCTGGTTAATCGTCTGGCTGAAAAATCGGATACTCAAATCGCCATTACTACCGAGGTTCTGGCCGGGGCCTGGGAGCGTCTGGAGCAGGGGAAAGCCGATATTGTGATCGGACCTTCTGACTACCTGCGTCAATCTTCCGAGATTAACTCGATTCGTCTGTATAGCCTCACCAGTTTGTATGTGGCCGTACCGGACCATCCTATCCATCAGGAACCCAACCCGCTGGATGAGAGCACTCGCCTGAGATATCGTGGTATTGCTATTGCCGATACCGCGAAAGAACGCCCAATTTTGACCGTAAAAGTGCTGGAGAAACAGCATCGTTTAACCGTCAGTTCGCTGGAGGATAAACATAAAGCTCTGCTGGCTGGATTAGGTATCGCCACTATGCCCGTTGATATGATTCAGGACGATCTGAAAAATGGCAAACTGAAAGTCATTGGCGACGATCCGGGAAGTGAAGTGGAGATCATTATGGCCTGGCGACGGGATCAAATAGGTAAAGCGAAAGCCTGGTTACTGCGTGAAATACCTAAATTGCTTTCAGCCTGA
- a CDS encoding HlyD family secretion protein — MKKQSIITLMFIIIVIALAILFRAHNQYILLQGEVDAPEVLVTSKAKGRVVERYFERGDGVKAGQLLMKLDSPELDAQVKSLEAARDQAKARLEESMHGTREESIRNLKASLAQAEAVYQNAEKDYRRNQSMAPKGYVSATMLDASLKARDTAFHQVNAARALLDEAQHGDRSEQKDAFVAALHQAEENLTQIKVQQDDLQVKAPVDGEIGTIPAEQGELLNAASPLLTIIRLPDAYFVYNLREDILAHVRKGDKIMLQVPALKNQQIEAEVRFISPMGDFATKRATRATGDFDLKTFEVRLYPVKPIEGLRPGMSALWKWED, encoded by the coding sequence ATGAAGAAACAATCGATTATTACCCTGATGTTTATAATTATTGTTATTGCGTTGGCAATATTATTCCGTGCGCATAACCAATATATTCTGCTGCAGGGGGAAGTAGATGCTCCGGAGGTATTAGTTACCTCTAAAGCCAAAGGTCGCGTGGTCGAACGTTATTTTGAACGCGGTGACGGCGTGAAAGCCGGTCAATTGTTAATGAAGCTGGACAGTCCGGAACTGGATGCTCAGGTCAAATCGCTGGAAGCCGCCAGAGATCAGGCAAAAGCGCGACTGGAAGAGTCAATGCACGGTACCCGGGAAGAGAGTATCCGTAATCTGAAGGCGTCACTGGCACAGGCCGAAGCTGTCTATCAAAATGCAGAAAAGGATTATCGTCGTAATCAGAGCATGGCGCCTAAGGGTTATGTCTCTGCCACCATGTTAGACGCATCACTCAAAGCCCGAGATACCGCATTTCATCAAGTCAATGCCGCCCGTGCGCTGTTAGATGAAGCGCAGCATGGCGATCGTAGTGAACAGAAAGATGCCTTTGTGGCCGCGCTACATCAGGCAGAAGAAAACCTGACGCAAATAAAAGTTCAGCAAGATGACCTGCAGGTTAAAGCGCCGGTAGACGGCGAAATTGGTACCATTCCCGCAGAACAAGGGGAATTACTCAACGCTGCCAGCCCTCTGTTAACCATTATCCGCCTGCCGGATGCTTATTTCGTCTATAACCTGCGTGAAGACATTTTGGCTCATGTACGTAAGGGCGATAAAATCATGTTGCAGGTACCCGCGTTAAAAAATCAGCAGATTGAAGCAGAAGTGCGCTTTATTTCACCAATGGGCGATTTCGCAACCAAACGGGCTACCCGCGCGACCGGCGATTTTGATCTAAAAACTTTCGAAGTGCGGCTCTATCCGGTTAAACCGATTGAAGGGCTGCGTCCGGGGATGAGCGCATTATGGAAATGGGAAGATTAA
- a CDS encoding pirin family protein codes for MSNQQYRAIRQVFPAMATQDGAGVSLKRALGQSDSQRMDPYLMMDVFFSDDPQDYIAGFPDHPHRGFETITYMLEGNMLHEDHVGHRGELKTGGIQWMTAGRGIIHSEMPQQVDGEMRGFQIWLNLPGVDKMKDPSYQNFDAEQLPNISLLEEGQIILIAGSLTLDGDSYTSPVQAHATQPLIADIHLQPNGEVHIPVPAGLNALLYLFEGEIQVGNEALQFDQTAILTDGDMLHLKADILGGRAMLLAGKPLNEPVVQYGPFVMNTVDEIKQAINDYNSGKFTA; via the coding sequence ATGAGTAATCAACAATATCGAGCTATTCGTCAGGTATTTCCGGCAATGGCAACTCAGGACGGTGCAGGGGTTAGCCTTAAACGCGCTTTAGGCCAGAGTGATAGCCAGAGAATGGATCCCTATCTGATGATGGATGTGTTCTTTTCCGACGATCCGCAAGACTATATTGCCGGTTTCCCGGACCATCCACACCGCGGTTTTGAAACCATTACCTATATGCTGGAAGGCAACATGCTACACGAAGACCATGTTGGTCATCGTGGTGAACTGAAAACCGGTGGCATTCAGTGGATGACCGCTGGTCGGGGAATCATTCACTCTGAAATGCCACAGCAGGTAGATGGCGAAATGCGCGGCTTCCAGATTTGGCTTAACCTGCCCGGGGTCGACAAGATGAAAGATCCCAGTTATCAAAACTTCGATGCTGAGCAACTGCCCAATATATCGCTGTTGGAAGAAGGGCAAATCATTCTGATTGCTGGCTCACTGACGCTGGATGGAGATAGCTACACCAGCCCGGTACAGGCCCATGCCACTCAACCGCTGATTGCCGATATTCATCTGCAACCTAATGGTGAGGTACATATTCCGGTTCCAGCCGGACTCAACGCCTTGCTCTATCTGTTTGAAGGTGAGATTCAGGTGGGAAATGAAGCGCTGCAATTTGACCAAACGGCTATTCTTACCGATGGCGATATGTTGCACTTAAAAGCCGATATTCTGGGCGGACGAGCCATGCTGTTGGCGGGTAAACCGCTGAATGAGCCGGTGGTACAGTATGGTCCTTTTGTGATGAACACTGTTGATGAAATTAAACAGGCAATCAATGACTATAACAGCGGAAAATTTACCGCATAG
- a CDS encoding phage holin family protein, producing MSNSTSAQGPGKGALATIQRIFTLLHRMVQTRLELIAVELEEEKANLLQLLMLVGLTLVFSGFCLMGLFILICLAIDPAYRVLALSLITGILFLLAVITGVWAMVRAKRSTFLKETRNQLKLDHILLEDDK from the coding sequence ATGTCAAATAGCACCTCTGCTCAGGGCCCCGGCAAGGGTGCCCTGGCCACTATCCAGCGAATCTTTACCTTACTGCATCGAATGGTGCAAACCCGTCTGGAACTGATTGCTGTAGAGCTGGAAGAAGAGAAGGCCAATCTGCTTCAATTATTGATGTTGGTTGGTCTGACGCTGGTTTTTTCCGGTTTCTGCCTGATGGGTCTGTTCATTCTGATCTGTCTGGCGATCGATCCCGCCTATCGCGTGCTCGCACTGTCCCTGATTACCGGAATTCTGTTTCTGCTGGCTGTTATCACTGGGGTTTGGGCTATGGTCAGGGCTAAGCGCTCTACCTTCCTGAAAGAAACCCGCAATCAACTGAAACTGGATCACATCCTGCTTGAGGATGACAAGTGA
- a CDS encoding DMT family transporter, which produces MTRGSALWQMHAAAVLFGISGIFGKLIISGVAVLVFGRAVFAVLSLSLLLIKSRRLPWQGMTSQRIFNLLAMGLLLVAHWVTFFIGIKVGGVAVATLGFACFPAFVALLESVLYREQLTKTEYTLIGLVSLGLVLVTPSFDFANNATEGLIWGILSGFTYALLTIGNRSVAAKMSGVQVNWWENLSVMLCLLPFAFADIPQVPWLDWVWIACLGLLCTGLSYSFFINALKVINARTAAMIIALEPVYAILVAWVLFHEQPGLRMVAGGELIIFAVAWSTRQKSG; this is translated from the coding sequence ATGACCCGTGGTAGTGCTTTGTGGCAAATGCATGCCGCTGCCGTTCTGTTTGGCATTTCCGGTATCTTTGGGAAGTTAATTATCAGCGGTGTTGCCGTACTGGTTTTTGGCCGGGCGGTTTTTGCCGTTCTTTCCCTCTCGTTATTACTGATTAAATCCCGCCGCCTGCCCTGGCAGGGGATGACTTCCCAACGTATTTTTAACCTGCTGGCGATGGGTTTATTGCTGGTGGCACATTGGGTAACGTTTTTTATCGGTATTAAAGTCGGCGGGGTTGCGGTTGCTACGCTGGGGTTTGCCTGTTTCCCTGCGTTTGTGGCATTGCTGGAAAGCGTACTGTATCGGGAACAACTGACTAAAACCGAATATACGCTGATTGGGCTGGTGTCTCTGGGATTGGTATTAGTTACCCCCAGCTTTGATTTTGCCAATAATGCCACTGAAGGGCTTATTTGGGGAATTTTGTCCGGATTTACCTATGCATTACTCACCATTGGTAACCGTAGCGTGGCGGCTAAAATGTCAGGAGTACAGGTTAACTGGTGGGAGAATCTGTCGGTGATGTTGTGCTTACTGCCTTTTGCTTTTGCGGATATTCCACAGGTACCCTGGCTGGATTGGGTATGGATTGCCTGCCTTGGCCTGTTATGTACCGGGCTTTCTTATAGTTTTTTTATTAATGCGTTGAAAGTGATTAACGCCCGAACCGCCGCGATGATTATTGCACTGGAGCCCGTCTATGCCATTTTGGTGGCATGGGTTCTGTTTCATGAACAACCGGGACTGAGGATGGTGGCTGGTGGTGAACTGATTATTTTTGCCGTGGCCTGGTCTACCCGACAGAAGTCAGGCTAA
- a CDS encoding DoxX family protein, which produces MKNLNNVALLIARILMPILFIVAGYGKLGDAYAGTQQYMQAMGVPGFLLPLTILLELGGGLAVLFGLLTRTTAIFTALFTLLTAFIFHSNFAEGVNQLMFMKNLTIAGGYILLAVSGPGAFSIDRLLNKKW; this is translated from the coding sequence ATGAAAAATTTAAATAACGTAGCATTACTAATCGCCCGTATTTTAATGCCAATTCTGTTTATTGTGGCTGGTTACGGTAAGTTAGGTGATGCTTACGCCGGAACACAGCAATATATGCAAGCCATGGGCGTTCCTGGCTTCCTGTTGCCGCTGACAATTTTACTGGAACTGGGTGGTGGTCTGGCGGTGTTATTTGGTTTACTGACTCGTACCACTGCAATTTTCACTGCACTGTTCACACTGTTAACCGCGTTTATTTTCCACAGCAACTTTGCTGAAGGCGTTAACCAGTTAATGTTTATGAAAAACCTGACCATTGCTGGCGGTTATATCTTACTGGCAGTGAGCGGCCCTGGTGCTTTCAGTATTGATAGACTGTTAAACAAAAAATGGTAA